Proteins encoded together in one Schumannella luteola window:
- a CDS encoding methionine aminopeptidase, with protein sequence MTEWWYNHKTGEVEEGAQSLGSDRDGPFTSREEAARAPQIAEERARKWAADEAAEGD encoded by the coding sequence ATGACTGAATGGTGGTACAACCACAAGACGGGCGAGGTCGAGGAGGGCGCGCAGTCGCTCGGGTCGGATCGCGACGGGCCCTTCACCTCGCGCGAGGAGGCCGCTCGGGCCCCGCAGATCGCCGAGGAGCGCGCCAGGAAGTGGGCCGCCGACGAGGCAGCGGAAGGCGACTGA
- the ppgK gene encoding polyphosphate--glucose phosphotransferase has product MSSRAIGIDIGGTGIKGALVDLDSGELLSDRLKKPTPEGGEPDAIVAVVKQLVDELAGETLNGDAVPVGVCFPAVVIDGHTMSAANVSKKWIGLAAEELFEKALGRDIHFVNDADAAGVAELRYGAAKGERGVVLLTTLGTGIGTALINDGVLVPNTELGHLEIDGHDAETKASYAAKERHEWDWDKWAKKLQRYYETIEALFSPALIIVGGGVSKHHEEFLPRLVLRAKIVPAKLRNNAGILGAAALTSMGHVAGHGGGPLHSTTAS; this is encoded by the coding sequence GTGAGTTCACGGGCGATCGGCATCGACATCGGCGGCACCGGGATCAAGGGAGCGCTGGTCGATCTCGACAGCGGCGAGCTGCTGAGCGATCGGCTGAAGAAGCCCACCCCCGAAGGCGGTGAGCCGGATGCGATCGTCGCGGTCGTCAAGCAGCTCGTCGACGAGCTGGCGGGCGAGACCCTGAACGGCGACGCCGTGCCGGTGGGCGTCTGCTTCCCCGCCGTCGTGATCGACGGCCACACCATGTCGGCCGCGAACGTGTCGAAGAAGTGGATCGGCCTCGCCGCCGAGGAGCTCTTCGAGAAGGCGCTCGGCCGCGACATCCACTTCGTCAACGACGCGGACGCCGCCGGCGTCGCCGAGCTGCGCTACGGCGCCGCGAAGGGCGAGCGCGGCGTCGTGCTGCTGACCACGCTGGGCACCGGCATCGGCACCGCGCTGATCAACGACGGCGTGCTCGTTCCGAACACCGAGCTCGGCCACCTCGAGATCGACGGCCACGACGCCGAGACCAAGGCCTCCTACGCCGCGAAGGAGCGGCACGAATGGGACTGGGACAAGTGGGCGAAGAAGCTGCAGCGCTACTACGAGACGATCGAGGCGCTCTTCTCCCCTGCCCTGATCATCGTCGGCGGCGGGGTGTCGAAGCACCACGAGGAGTTCCTGCCGCGGCTGGTGCTGCGGGCGAAGATCGTGCCGGCGAAGCTGCGCAACAACGCCGGCATCCTCGGCGCCGCCGCGCTGACGTCGATGGGGCACGTGGCGGGGCACGGCGGAGGGCCGCTGCACAGCACGACGGCGTCCTGA
- a CDS encoding bifunctional [glutamine synthetase] adenylyltransferase/[glutamine synthetase]-adenylyl-L-tyrosine phosphorylase: protein MSRPAPKLSELARLGFSELSEAGRLVGEVPESTLPLFAGAADPDAALRLLIRLRERSVADVDRVLADPEAAERLVRLIGASEGLADFLLRRPEALDALEHPLVTPLDHDGARAVLAAAVDGGADEAAWVRLRVAYRRELTRLASWDLSSADAVAVLDTVAAGLADLASATLDVAIEIARRASRFPAEQVAATRFSIIAMGKTGARELNYLSDIDVIYVGDARRDDAGEPLIGDDRAVEIATRLAIDTQRVVSELAVEPALWEVDANLRPEGKDGALVRTLDSHRAYYDRWAKNWEFQALLKARPVAGDADLGDEYLERIWPLVWTSAGRDGFVESVQGMRERVTDNIPADEVDVQIKLGPGGLRDVEFTIQLLQLVHGQHDESVRRRSTLDALEALAGSGYVGRAEAAEFSRDYRTLRVLEHRIQLSRMRRTHLMPRDPDALRALARSSALAGSGEALVEAWQRIKVEVRGLHERLFYRPLLSAVAGLPDEDFQLTSEQAEARLSAAGFLDPRSALHHIAALTSGVSRRAAIQRTLLPVMLSWLSDGPDPDYGLLAFRRLSDDLGEAYWFLRMLRDSAGGARRLTDVLSSSRFVGVLFERFPEAAAWLENDSELRPRSAALLAEETAATLARHRGDVDAAALALRTARRREVLRLALAGIVGVITVEELGRSLSDITAALIDGILTLARRDTEGLEFAVIAMGRFGGGELGFGSDADILYVHRPTTASPEDSQKQAEKIVKELVRLSEDLRLPLELDAGLRPEGKNGPLVRSLDSYRAYYARWSLTWEAQALLRADAAAGDRGLALDFLHMADDIRYPASIPEADVREVKRIKARVESERLPRGADPARHLKLGRGSLSDVEWLVQLLQLQHAAAVPALRTTSTLDALAAAVDAGLVAAPDADRLRDAWLIASRARSALTLWTAKTGDVLPTDRQALEGVARLLAYPAGGANALEEDYLRTTRVARQVFETLFYGPRLSSTQR from the coding sequence ATGAGCCGCCCCGCGCCGAAGCTGTCGGAACTCGCCCGGCTCGGGTTCTCCGAGCTCAGCGAGGCGGGGCGGCTCGTCGGCGAGGTGCCCGAGTCGACGCTGCCGCTGTTCGCGGGAGCGGCGGATCCGGATGCGGCGCTGCGGCTCCTGATCCGGCTGCGCGAGCGCTCGGTCGCCGACGTCGACCGCGTGCTCGCGGACCCCGAGGCCGCCGAGCGTCTGGTGCGCCTCATCGGGGCTTCGGAGGGACTCGCCGACTTCCTGCTGCGGCGACCCGAGGCGCTCGACGCGCTCGAGCATCCTCTCGTCACGCCGCTCGACCACGACGGCGCGCGCGCTGTGCTCGCCGCCGCCGTCGACGGGGGAGCGGATGAGGCGGCGTGGGTGCGCCTGCGCGTCGCCTACCGTCGCGAGCTGACCCGGCTCGCCTCATGGGATCTGTCGAGCGCCGACGCCGTGGCCGTTCTCGACACGGTCGCCGCCGGTCTCGCCGACCTGGCGAGCGCGACCCTCGACGTCGCGATCGAGATCGCCCGGCGCGCGAGCCGCTTTCCTGCCGAGCAGGTCGCAGCGACGCGCTTCTCGATCATCGCGATGGGCAAGACCGGCGCGCGCGAGCTCAACTACCTCAGCGACATCGACGTGATCTACGTCGGCGACGCCCGCCGCGACGACGCCGGCGAGCCGCTGATCGGCGACGACCGGGCCGTCGAGATCGCCACCCGGCTCGCGATCGACACGCAGCGCGTCGTCAGCGAGCTCGCCGTCGAGCCGGCGCTGTGGGAGGTGGACGCGAACCTCCGCCCCGAGGGCAAGGACGGCGCGCTCGTGCGCACCCTCGACTCGCACCGCGCCTACTACGACCGCTGGGCGAAGAACTGGGAGTTCCAGGCGCTGCTCAAGGCACGCCCGGTCGCCGGCGATGCCGACCTCGGCGACGAGTACCTCGAGCGCATCTGGCCGCTCGTCTGGACCAGCGCGGGCCGTGACGGCTTCGTCGAGTCGGTGCAGGGGATGCGCGAGCGGGTGACCGACAACATCCCCGCCGACGAGGTCGACGTGCAGATCAAGCTCGGGCCGGGCGGACTGCGCGACGTCGAGTTCACGATCCAGCTGCTGCAGCTCGTGCACGGCCAGCACGACGAGAGCGTGCGGCGCCGCTCGACCCTCGACGCGCTCGAGGCCCTCGCCGGCAGCGGCTACGTCGGCCGGGCCGAGGCCGCCGAGTTCTCGCGGGACTACCGCACCCTGCGTGTGCTCGAGCACCGCATCCAGCTCAGCCGCATGCGCCGCACCCACCTCATGCCGCGCGACCCCGACGCGCTGCGCGCCCTCGCGCGATCGAGCGCACTCGCCGGCTCGGGCGAGGCGCTCGTCGAGGCCTGGCAGCGCATCAAGGTCGAGGTGCGCGGTCTGCACGAGCGGCTGTTCTACCGGCCGCTGCTCTCGGCGGTCGCCGGGCTGCCCGACGAGGACTTCCAGCTCACCAGCGAGCAGGCCGAGGCGCGCCTGTCGGCGGCCGGCTTCCTCGACCCGCGCAGCGCGTTGCACCACATCGCGGCCCTCACCTCCGGCGTCTCGCGCCGCGCCGCGATCCAGCGCACGCTGCTGCCGGTCATGCTGTCGTGGCTCTCCGACGGACCCGATCCCGACTACGGGCTGCTCGCGTTCCGCCGGCTCAGCGACGATCTCGGCGAGGCGTACTGGTTCCTGCGCATGCTGCGCGACTCCGCCGGCGGCGCCCGGCGACTGACCGATGTGCTGTCGAGCTCCCGCTTCGTCGGCGTGCTCTTCGAGCGGTTCCCCGAGGCGGCCGCCTGGCTCGAGAACGACAGCGAGCTGCGCCCCCGTTCCGCCGCGCTGCTCGCCGAGGAGACCGCCGCCACCCTCGCCCGCCACCGCGGCGACGTGGATGCGGCCGCCCTCGCCCTGCGCACCGCACGACGCCGGGAGGTTCTCCGGCTCGCCCTCGCCGGCATCGTCGGCGTGATCACCGTCGAGGAGCTCGGCCGCAGTCTCAGCGACATCACCGCAGCGCTGATCGACGGCATCCTCACCCTCGCCCGCCGCGACACCGAGGGCCTCGAGTTCGCGGTGATCGCGATGGGGCGCTTCGGCGGGGGCGAGCTCGGCTTCGGCAGCGACGCCGACATCCTCTACGTGCACCGGCCGACGACCGCCTCGCCCGAGGACTCGCAGAAGCAGGCCGAGAAGATCGTGAAGGAGCTCGTCCGGCTCAGCGAGGATCTGCGCCTGCCGCTCGAGCTGGATGCCGGCCTGCGCCCGGAGGGCAAGAACGGCCCGCTGGTGCGCTCGCTCGACTCCTACCGCGCGTACTACGCGCGCTGGTCGCTCACCTGGGAGGCGCAGGCGCTGCTGCGCGCCGACGCCGCGGCCGGCGATCGCGGCCTCGCGCTCGACTTCCTGCACATGGCCGACGACATCCGCTACCCGGCGTCGATCCCCGAGGCCGACGTGCGCGAGGTGAAGCGCATCAAGGCGCGCGTCGAGTCGGAGCGTCTGCCCCGCGGCGCCGACCCCGCCCGACACCTCAAGCTCGGACGGGGCTCGCTCAGCGACGTCGAGTGGCTCGTGCAGCTGCTGCAGCTGCAGCACGCCGCCGCGGTGCCCGCCCTGCGCACGACCTCGACTCTCGACGCGCTGGCCGCCGCGGTCGACGCGGGACTCGTCGCGGCCCCCGACGCCGATCGCCTGCGCGACGCCTGGCTCATCGCCTCGCGCGCCCGCTCGGCGCTCACCCTGTGGACCGCGAAGACCGGCGATGTGCTGCCGACCGATCGGCAGGCCCTGGAGGGCGTTGCGCGACTGCTCGCGTACCCGGCCGGCGGAGCGAACGCGCTCGAGGAGGACTACCTGCGCACGACCCGCGTCGCCCGGCAGGTGTTCGAGACGCTGTTCTACGGCCCGCGCCTCTCGTCGACCCAGCGCTGA
- the panB gene encoding 3-methyl-2-oxobutanoate hydroxymethyltransferase, with translation MADEVVKRVRTRHFQNAKQQGLKITGLTSYDQLTAGIFDRAGIDFLLVGDSAGNNVLGYDTTLPITVDELIPLARSVSNAVKRALVVADLPFGSYETGTDDALHTAFRFMKETRAHAVKLEGGVRSAEQIRRIVEAGIPVMGHIGYTPQSEHGLGGHVVQGRGAGVEQLLADAHAVQDAGAFAVVLEMVPAAAAKRVTEELSIPTIGIGAGPDTDGQILVWTDWAGMTTGRLPRFVKQYAQLAQTLEDAARAYAADVTGGVFPAAEHSFED, from the coding sequence ATGGCAGACGAGGTGGTCAAGCGGGTTCGCACCCGCCATTTCCAGAACGCGAAGCAGCAGGGTCTCAAGATCACCGGGCTGACGAGCTACGACCAGCTCACGGCCGGCATCTTCGACCGCGCCGGCATCGACTTCCTGCTCGTCGGCGACTCGGCCGGCAACAACGTGCTCGGCTACGACACCACGCTCCCGATCACGGTCGACGAGCTGATCCCGCTCGCCCGCTCGGTCTCGAACGCGGTCAAGCGCGCGCTGGTCGTCGCCGATCTGCCCTTCGGCTCCTACGAGACGGGCACCGACGACGCGCTGCACACCGCCTTCCGCTTCATGAAGGAGACCCGCGCGCACGCGGTCAAGCTCGAGGGCGGCGTGCGCAGCGCCGAGCAGATCCGCCGCATCGTCGAGGCCGGCATCCCCGTCATGGGCCACATCGGCTACACCCCGCAGAGCGAGCACGGCCTCGGCGGCCACGTCGTGCAGGGCCGCGGCGCCGGCGTCGAGCAGCTGCTCGCCGACGCGCACGCGGTGCAGGACGCGGGTGCTTTCGCGGTCGTGCTCGAGATGGTGCCCGCCGCCGCGGCGAAGCGCGTCACCGAAGAACTCAGCATCCCGACCATCGGCATCGGCGCCGGCCCCGACACCGACGGCCAGATCCTGGTCTGGACCGACTGGGCCGGCATGACGACGGGCCGCCTGCCGCGATTCGTGAAGCAGTACGCCCAGTTGGCGCAGACCCTCGAGGATGCGGCGCGCGCGTATGCGGCGGATGTCACCGGCGGGGTGTTCCCCGCCGCCGAGCACAGCTTCGAGGACTGA
- a CDS encoding NAD+ synthase — MPRLRLALAQTDPVVGDLAGNAEQLLAAARDAAAAGADILAAGEMALSGYPIEDLAAQPGFLRASGEAVTKLAARLDEAGLGELVVVVGHPDGPHSPRLIGTSNAPTAIAQNCASVLHRGRVVARYAKHHLPNYSVFDEYRVFIPGDELLVLRIKGVDVALIVCEDLWRDGGPVGRVLSADAGLLLVVNASPFERDKDEVRLPLVTRRAVETDTIVGYVNIVGGQDDLVFDGDSVVVDGAGEILARAPQFREHLLVVDVEPESATDTPLPDAVRRVEIDTVSPVGQPELVRDVAELPDDREQIWNALVLGLRDYVEKNRFPSVVLGLSGGIDSSVVAAIAADAIGADRVYGISMPSRYSSDGSKDDARELAERIGLHYSVEPIADLVTPIEEQLHLTGVAAENLQARIRGMIWMAASNSDGHLALTNGNKTEVSVGYSTIYGDAAGGFAPIKDVPKTLVWELARWRNAHALSRGEVEPIPAASIEKPPSAELRPDQTDQDTLPPYELLDEMLERYVTQRQGREELVEAGYDPETVDFVTKLVDRSEWKRRQGAIGPKISGMAFGRDRRLPITYRPTR; from the coding sequence ATGCCCCGCCTCCGACTGGCACTCGCTCAGACCGACCCGGTGGTGGGAGACCTCGCCGGCAACGCCGAGCAGCTCCTCGCCGCCGCCCGTGACGCCGCCGCCGCCGGCGCCGACATCCTCGCCGCCGGGGAGATGGCCCTCTCCGGCTACCCGATCGAAGACCTCGCGGCGCAGCCCGGCTTCCTCCGCGCGAGCGGCGAGGCCGTGACGAAACTCGCGGCCCGACTCGACGAGGCCGGTCTCGGCGAGCTCGTGGTCGTGGTCGGTCACCCCGACGGCCCGCACTCGCCGCGGCTCATCGGCACCTCGAACGCGCCGACGGCGATCGCCCAGAACTGCGCCAGCGTGCTGCACCGCGGCCGCGTCGTCGCCCGCTACGCCAAGCACCACCTGCCCAACTACTCGGTGTTCGACGAGTACCGCGTGTTCATCCCCGGCGACGAGCTGCTGGTGCTGCGCATCAAGGGCGTGGATGTCGCGCTCATCGTCTGCGAGGACCTCTGGCGCGACGGCGGTCCGGTCGGCCGTGTGCTCAGCGCCGACGCCGGCCTGCTGCTCGTGGTCAACGCGAGCCCCTTCGAGCGCGACAAGGACGAGGTGCGCCTGCCGCTCGTCACCCGCCGCGCGGTCGAGACCGACACGATCGTCGGATACGTCAACATCGTCGGCGGGCAGGACGACCTCGTCTTCGACGGCGACAGCGTGGTGGTCGACGGCGCCGGGGAGATCCTCGCCCGGGCGCCGCAGTTCCGCGAGCACCTGCTCGTCGTCGACGTCGAGCCCGAGTCCGCGACCGACACGCCCCTGCCGGATGCGGTGCGCCGCGTCGAGATCGACACGGTCTCCCCCGTCGGGCAGCCGGAGCTCGTGCGCGACGTCGCCGAGCTGCCCGACGATCGCGAGCAGATCTGGAACGCCCTCGTGCTGGGGCTGCGCGACTACGTCGAGAAGAACCGCTTCCCGAGCGTCGTGCTCGGGCTCTCCGGAGGCATCGACTCGAGCGTCGTCGCCGCGATCGCCGCCGACGCGATCGGTGCCGACCGGGTCTACGGCATCTCGATGCCCAGCCGTTACAGCTCCGACGGATCGAAAGACGATGCTCGCGAGCTCGCCGAGCGCATCGGGCTGCACTACTCGGTCGAGCCGATCGCCGACCTCGTGACCCCGATCGAGGAGCAGCTGCACCTCACCGGGGTCGCCGCCGAGAACCTGCAGGCGCGCATCCGCGGCATGATCTGGATGGCGGCGTCGAACAGCGACGGCCACCTCGCCCTCACCAACGGCAACAAGACCGAGGTCTCGGTCGGCTACTCGACCATCTACGGGGATGCGGCGGGCGGCTTCGCGCCGATCAAGGACGTTCCGAAGACCCTGGTCTGGGAGCTGGCCCGCTGGCGCAACGCGCACGCGCTCTCCCGCGGCGAGGTGGAGCCCATCCCGGCCGCCTCGATCGAGAAGCCGCCGAGTGCCGAGCTGCGTCCCGACCAGACCGACCAGGACACGCTGCCGCCCTATGAACTGCTCGACGAGATGCTCGAGCGCTACGTGACGCAGCGTCAGGGCCGTGAAGAGCTCGTCGAGGCCGGCTACGACCCCGAGACGGTCGACTTCGTGACGAAGCTCGTCGATCGCTCGGAGTGGAAGCGCCGGCAGGGCGCGATCGGTCCGAAGATCTCGGGCATGGCGTTCGGCCGCGATCGGCGCCTGCCGATCACCTACCGACCGACGCGCTGA
- a CDS encoding glutamine synthetase family protein, with product MDKQRDFVLRTIEERGVKFVRLWFTDVVGTLKSVALAPAEVEGAFTEGVGFDGSAIEGLTRTSEADVLAIPDPTTFQILPWRGDVDPTARMFCDITTPDGQPAMADPRNVLKRTLAKAADRGFTFYTHPEIEFYLLKSSQLKNGQPVPVDRAGYFDNVPGGTAHDFRRRSVRMLEDLGISVEFSHHEAGPGQNEIDLRYADALTTADNIMTFRTVVKEVAIEQGSYATFMPKPFSGQPGSGMHTHVSLFEGDSNAFYDASGEYQLSRIGRQFVAGVLQHAPEITAITNQFINSYKRLWGGDEAPSYITWGHNNRSALVRVPIYKPGKGQSARVEYRALDSAANPYLAYSLLLAAGLKGIEEGYELPAEADGDVWNMSDGERRALGYAPLPASLDRALRLMEESELVAETLGEHVFNYVLANKRRDVAEYRAQVTPYELASNLEIL from the coding sequence ATGGACAAGCAGCGTGACTTCGTTCTCCGCACCATCGAGGAGCGCGGAGTGAAGTTCGTGAGGCTGTGGTTCACCGATGTGGTGGGCACCCTCAAGTCGGTCGCCCTGGCTCCCGCCGAGGTCGAGGGCGCCTTCACCGAGGGCGTCGGCTTCGACGGCTCGGCGATCGAGGGTCTGACCCGCACCTCCGAGGCCGACGTGCTCGCGATCCCCGATCCGACCACGTTCCAGATCCTGCCCTGGCGCGGCGACGTCGACCCGACCGCCCGCATGTTCTGCGATATCACGACGCCCGACGGTCAGCCGGCGATGGCCGACCCGCGCAACGTGCTCAAGCGCACCCTCGCGAAGGCCGCCGACCGTGGATTCACGTTCTACACGCATCCCGAGATCGAGTTCTACCTGCTGAAGTCGTCGCAGCTGAAGAACGGCCAGCCCGTTCCGGTCGACCGCGCCGGCTACTTCGACAACGTGCCCGGCGGCACCGCGCACGACTTCCGCCGCCGCAGCGTGCGGATGCTCGAAGACCTCGGCATCTCGGTGGAGTTCAGCCATCACGAGGCCGGTCCCGGCCAGAACGAGATCGATCTGCGCTACGCCGACGCGCTCACCACCGCCGACAACATCATGACCTTCCGCACCGTGGTGAAGGAGGTGGCGATCGAGCAGGGGAGCTATGCGACCTTCATGCCGAAGCCGTTCTCCGGTCAGCCGGGCTCGGGCATGCACACCCACGTCTCGCTCTTCGAGGGCGACAGCAACGCCTTCTACGACGCCTCGGGGGAGTACCAACTCTCGCGCATCGGCCGTCAGTTCGTCGCCGGCGTGCTGCAGCACGCGCCCGAGATCACGGCGATCACGAATCAGTTCATCAACTCCTACAAGCGGCTCTGGGGCGGTGACGAGGCGCCCAGCTACATCACCTGGGGTCACAACAACCGCTCGGCGCTGGTGCGGGTGCCGATCTACAAGCCCGGCAAAGGCCAGAGCGCGCGCGTCGAGTACCGCGCCCTCGACTCGGCGGCGAACCCCTACCTCGCCTATTCGCTGCTGCTCGCCGCGGGCCTCAAGGGCATCGAGGAGGGCTACGAACTGCCGGCGGAGGCCGACGGCGACGTCTGGAACATGAGCGACGGCGAGCGTCGCGCGCTCGGCTACGCCCCGCTGCCCGCGAGCCTCGACCGCGCACTGCGCCTCATGGAGGAGAGCGAGCTCGTCGCCGAGACGCTCGGCGAGCACGTCTTCAACTACGTGCTGGCCAACAAGCGCCGCGATGTCGCCGAGTACCGCGCCCAGGTCACGCCCTACGAGCTCGCGAGCAACCTCGAGATCCTCTGA
- a CDS encoding lysoplasmalogenase, whose amino-acid sequence MTDRPSSRMAVLSFLPFTVIAVVHLISKLPDLAVIDSATKPLLMPMLALPIIVIGRRGRILPLVLLLVGVLFSWIGDVTIGNLPVGLTFFLLAHVAYLGMMFAAYRHRLSWWALAYPVWWVALLVLLFPYLGGMLVPLAIYGLALGGMAAVATRGSVALALGGAFFVASDSLLAARLFVPGLFKDALSDATIMALYLVAQALLVAASLRHEARHGARSGLRHLEAETV is encoded by the coding sequence ATGACCGACCGGCCGAGCTCGCGCATGGCCGTGCTGTCGTTCCTGCCGTTCACGGTGATCGCTGTCGTCCACCTGATCAGCAAGCTGCCGGATCTCGCGGTGATCGACTCGGCGACCAAGCCGCTGCTCATGCCGATGCTCGCGCTGCCGATCATCGTCATCGGCCGGCGCGGCCGCATCCTGCCGCTCGTGCTCCTGCTGGTCGGCGTGCTCTTCTCCTGGATCGGCGACGTCACGATCGGGAACCTGCCGGTCGGCCTCACGTTCTTCCTGCTCGCCCACGTCGCCTACCTCGGCATGATGTTCGCTGCCTACCGTCACCGGCTCTCCTGGTGGGCGCTCGCCTACCCGGTCTGGTGGGTGGCTCTGCTCGTGCTGCTGTTCCCCTACCTCGGCGGCATGCTCGTGCCGCTCGCGATCTACGGGCTCGCGCTCGGCGGGATGGCCGCCGTCGCGACCCGGGGCTCGGTCGCCCTGGCCCTCGGCGGGGCCTTCTTCGTCGCGTCGGATTCGCTGCTGGCGGCGCGTCTCTTCGTACCCGGTCTGTTCAAGGACGCGCTCTCCGACGCCACGATCATGGCGCTGTACCTCGTCGCGCAGGCGCTGCTCGTCGCCGCCTCGCTGCGACACGAGGCGCGGCACGGAGCCCGCAGCGGCCTCCGCCACCTCGAGGCCGAGACCGTCTGA
- the map gene encoding type I methionyl aminopeptidase has product MPFDASGHLIPGSVGAERVVPRHIPRPEYVGRPGPRRSDRGDVYDFGEIARIRESSRIAARAVEAVGAAIAPGVTTDELDRVAHEFLVEHDAYPSTLGYRGYPKSSCTSVNEVICHGIPDDTVLRDGDLVNIDITAYVDGMHGDLNSTFLVGDAAAATVDLVERTREALNRGIKAVAPGRQINVIGRAIQSYAARFGYGVVRDYTGHGVGATFHSGLVIPHWDDPSATTVMEPGMVFTIEPMLTISGEERWDLWADDWTVVTRDRSLTAQFEHTLVVTERGAEVLTLP; this is encoded by the coding sequence ATGCCTTTCGACGCCTCCGGTCATCTGATCCCCGGGTCCGTCGGCGCCGAGCGTGTCGTTCCGCGCCACATCCCCCGACCGGAATACGTCGGTCGTCCCGGGCCGCGCCGCTCCGATCGCGGCGACGTCTACGACTTCGGCGAGATCGCCCGCATCCGCGAATCGAGTCGCATCGCGGCCCGCGCGGTCGAGGCCGTCGGCGCCGCGATCGCGCCCGGCGTCACGACCGACGAGCTCGACCGGGTCGCGCACGAGTTCCTCGTCGAGCACGACGCGTACCCGTCGACGCTGGGCTACCGGGGCTACCCGAAGTCGAGCTGCACGAGCGTCAACGAGGTCATCTGCCACGGCATCCCCGACGACACCGTGCTGCGCGACGGCGACCTGGTGAACATCGACATCACCGCCTATGTCGACGGCATGCACGGCGACCTCAACTCGACCTTCCTGGTCGGGGATGCGGCCGCCGCGACGGTCGACCTCGTCGAGCGCACCCGCGAGGCGCTGAACCGCGGGATCAAGGCGGTCGCGCCCGGGCGCCAGATCAACGTCATCGGCCGGGCGATCCAGAGCTACGCCGCGCGCTTCGGCTACGGCGTCGTGCGCGACTACACCGGGCACGGCGTCGGCGCGACTTTCCATTCCGGCCTCGTCATCCCGCACTGGGACGACCCGAGCGCGACGACCGTCATGGAGCCGGGGATGGTGTTCACGATCGAGCCGATGCTCACGATCTCGGGCGAGGAGCGCTGGGATCTCTGGGCCGACGACTGGACCGTCGTCACGCGCGATCGCAGCCTCACGGCGCAGTTCGAGCACACGCTCGTCGTGACCGAGCGCGGCGCCGAGGTGCTCACGCTTCCCTGA